From the Papaver somniferum cultivar HN1 chromosome 2, ASM357369v1, whole genome shotgun sequence genome, the window ATAGAATCAACAAAAGAATGCCACCTTCAAGGGCGTTAGCATTTGGGTTCCCCACAGTTCAAAATACCTCAAGGTCTCAGCTACATCAGATGATTTTTTTCTTAAACTATGATTTTCTCTTGGTGAAACTCACTTGCTTCACGCTATATGATCATTACCAAGGAAAAAACATGCTAACTTTGAACTTAAGCATCGCAAAAAGAACAAGACTTAAAGACTAGTTTTCTCATtctaagaaacaaaaacaaatgaaaacagACTTTTCTTGAAAGCAAGAAATACCCAGAAATATAATCAAACagaacctatataaataggtacaCATCAAGCCTTACACTCATTCATCCTATATTCATCTTAACTACTACAATCGCCAAACAAGCTAATCCAACAATGTTTTCCTCAACATCTTCTAAGCTTTCCTTTCTTCTCTTACTCTCCTCCTTATCCTTGCTTGTCTGTACTGGCATCAGTCGGGAATTTTCAATCGTTGGATACGAACCTGAAGATTTAACATCTATCGATAAACTAATCGATCTTTTCGAATCATGGTTAGCAAAACATGGGAAAGCATACAAGAGCATTGAGGAGAAACTTGAGAGGTTTGAAGTATTCAAGGAGAACTTGAAACATATTGATGAGACTAATAAGAAGGTTACTAGCTATTGGCTAGGGCTGAATGAGTTTGCAGATATGAGCcatgaagaattcaaggaaaaGTATCTAGGATTGAAAGGTGATCATTATCAGATGCCTGAGAGAACTAGAGATTCTTCATCTACTGATGAAAATTCCAGTGATGCAGAGAATATCGATTTACCTAAATCTGTCGACTGGAGAAAGAAAGGTGCTGTTACTAATGTCAAGAATCAAGGCGCTTGTGGTGAGTATTCAAGATTTCATAACAAAAATTTTACATACACTACATCTATATACAGAGTTTAATGTTATGATCATAATCTTGCAGGAAGTTGTTGGGCATTTTCAACTGTAGCAGCAGTAGAAGGAATTAATCAGATAGTTACAGGAAATCTAACTGTACTGTCAGAGCAAGAGCTGATCGACTGTGACAAACCTTCAAACAATGGCTGTAACGGAGGTTTAATGGATTATGCATTTCAATATATCATGTCTACTGGTGGGCTACACAAAGAAGATGACTATCCATATCTCATGGAAGAAGGAACTTGTCAGGAAAAAAGGGTAACTGAACACTAGAATTGCCTCACTTGAAAAAAGAAGAtgtttttattattgttttaattaaaaataaatacaagaaattTATTTCTATAACAGTATTGCTGTTTTATCAGGAGGATATGCAGATGGTAACTATTAATGGTTACAAGGATGTTCCTGAGAATGACGAAAAAAGCCTCTTGAAGGCACTCTCCCAGCAGCCTGTTAGCGTTGCCATTGAAGCATCAGGAAGAAACTTCCAGTTTTACAGTGGAGTAAGTTTTAAATTTTCTTAATAACCTTTTCATAAAACATTGCTTTTGATATTCAAAGACACGAGCAGTAACAATTCTGAAAGCAAGTTTGCATGAATGCTAGAACTTTAACCGAACAAAACTGCAGAAAGAGTAGAAATCGAGATATATCTAAGAGTTTGTTCTTTGTTACAGGGGGTTTTCGATGGGCACTGTGGAACTGCTCTAGACCACGGAGTTACAGCTGTTGGATATGGATCATCGAAGGGTTCAGATTACATCATAGTTAAGAACTCTTGGGGAGCAAAATGGGGAGAAAAAGGCTACATCAGGATGAAGAGGAACACTGGGAAACCAGCTGGGCTTTGCGGAATCAACAAGATGGCTTCATATCCTACCAAAATGAAGTGACCTACCGTTTACTTTGTTCCTATCTGATTATCTTAAAAATGACGTGATCTTGTTTCTATTTTCTGTTTTCTGCATTGTGTTCCTTTTCAGTTTTTCTTTGAATAAAATATATGGTTAAAGTATCCGTTCAGGCTGTGTTCTACCGAAAACAGATTATCTATTCCCTGTTAATACCTAACATGCATTCTgagaagaacagaaaagaagcaaAGCAAAACAAAACTATGACATTGGCATCAGCATGATTTTCTATTACCCAATATTATTAGTATTCAAGACCAACATAGGTTCGGCTAAGAGTAAAGCTGTGAAACAAGATTCGTGCTGCCAATCCGGAAATATGTAGAGACGTATATGATGTTCATAGTCTAAAATAAACCTTGCATGAGAATGGCTAAGAGTAAATAATACAATGTGTTTTAGCAATGAACATTATACGTACAGAAAATAATGGCAAGAGTGCGTATCTCAATGAATCTGAAGTTAGTTGAATTTGAAAACACAGTCATAGAGTCTCCCTCCTAGGAATTGGGCGACCTCTGGGTGCTTCACCTGCAAGAGATGAGAGGGGATATATACATGAACTAGAAACAATAGCTGAAGAGCATACATTAATGGAAGTCAAGGAAACAAGACGCAATAGACATTTACCATTCCAATCTTGAGGGAATCACATCTAAATTGAGCATAAAGGTTAGTCTCAATTCCACGGCCCTGCATGCAAAATGAAACATGAATTATAGTTTCTAAAGAATCTAATTCTTTAGCCAAATATCACATGAAAAGGGCCGGAGACCGCACAGAAGTCTAAGACTGGATGACTGGTTTCTGATTAATCATTCAAACCAAcaaacagtaatttttctgggattgattttatttgattttttcttatttCTGTATCATAATATCCATCAAATTCCCTTATTGACTTATTTATCATTTAGTATTAGTACGTTATTTTCTTCCTGTGGATCATTCAATCATAGGCCAAAGTTTACGTTATGCGGCTTATGCCTAGTACACGAGCCATTGTAAATAACAACATTTTCTCTCACAGGAAATCAACTAGTATTCTGTGCAACCAATATGTATACTACCTGCTGTTCTTCATGGTTTCAACTAGTTTTCTGACAATTATGCCAAACTTGCTTTTGGACTTTGGGCAATATTTAAAATGCCAAAGAATTGATACAAGTTGTCTTATAATCTCCACTGGTATAACAACCTACCATTCCTTCCATGACAACTAAATCTGCTTCACTGGCCAAGTACGCAAGTTCTTGAGACACACTTGAAAGATCAATAACCTATAAATAAGATGAAAAGTGAGTGACACATTACTGCAGCAAATTCATAACCACaataaatatattaaatatagaGAATTCTAATGTGACTGGAGCTGATTTACTTACAGGCAAATCGTTGCCAGAATTGACGATCAGTAAATTGGAAGTATCAACACCAACAAGTTTCCCATTCTCACCTTTTAACTGCATAAAAAACACCAAAAGCACTAGAATCAAAAACAATTGGTATAAAAGCGTTTTTACAATCCAATGGCACTGTCCCCACCTTTGCAATGATCTCCACCAATTCAGAGTATGTTACATCATTGATTGAAGGTAAGTCATTGGCTGCTAAAACGACCTGCATCAAACAAAATCTTTACACATGTCAAGCGAAGCATAGTAGCATCTTCCTTCTCTTATATGGTATAACAGACTCATTCACAGCATTCTCTGTATAAATCCTACCCTAATTAACTATGCTAAACAACCAAAGTTCCAAGACGCACTTTTTCAGGCGCACATATTTTCTCTTTCGGAAAAAGAACCAAATGTGCACCGTTCAGTGTGCATATTTCTGCATTAGGTATGCATTATGCATGTTGCTCAGTGTCTTCAAAGATTTAGTAAATCGCATATTTAGGTCATTTTGCTAAAGAGGGGATGTCAAATTTAAAAATTATGAGAATTGGAGTTATGGTCCTTTAGCCTAATTTTCCGTAATATAGAATAGTTCCTCTTAAAGGACAAATTGATCTTCTACCAGTATTCTGTAGGGAACCCGGGACAGATGCTTCaatcttttctttcttctgtaTAGGAAAGCTAAACAGTCACTTCACTGTATTCAATACTTGCTTTTATTGGGTCTTATCCAGATTCACACCTTTCAAAGTGAGTGGTGAGAATGATTACCGTTATCTAAGACTAGTAAAGGCTGAGGTTTTCCTGTATAGGTGACTTGTGCCAAAAAATTATGGTTTGGGGTAGCAGGATGGATCTCTGTGTATAGAGTTTCCATGATATAATTGACAGTTAAAACACGGGCTTCTCTATATCTATGTAGGTACTTGTGCTTAGACAGTAGTACTTCACAGTCGATCTGTCAGGTGTAGATTAGGTTGAAGAAAGGCAAACCTGTGTGCCGCACCGAAGTAGCTCCCTCGCAAATGGTAAAATACCCAAGATGATATCTGCACCAGAATTGTCGACAAAGATAACAGCCTGTCATACCCAACAACTGAATTAGTGAGTCAATGTTAATCAGAACAAGTGTGCAGCCATAGTATAATGCCATAAAAATTGACCTAGAAAAAGTAAGGTACTATTAACCGTGAGTATAAGGAAAATGAACCTACCCTTTTCCAAGTCTTTCGACTCCAACTTGACTGAAACTTGTCCAGATCATCAATAACCCAGGGACGGGGCACAATGTTCTGACAACTTGCTAGAAACGACATTCCATCCTTTGCAAAAACCTCTGCAAGCTTCAATAGATGGAGTAAAAGATAGATGTAAGCCTAAAGACTTTAGCAATAATAAAGAACAAAAAATGATGTATTGGAATTTAGAAAACTAGGAGAAGGACACAGTGAAATCTTTACGAGACTCTGCGTTGTAGTTGTATTATATTGTCCACGATAACAGTCGAAGGAAAGCCAGAACCTACTTTCAAAGTTGCAcatgctttaacaataaaaaCTTGGTTTACCTGAGCAGAACCCAAATCAAAGATGTTCCCTGCAAATATTCCCTTTACCAAGTTCTCAACGCGTTTGCTTACATCTTCAATCGCATCACTTACTCGAACTACCTCCGCAAACAGCGTAATAGCCTTGGCATTCTCCTCATCCTGGTGCATTAATAAGTGCAAACATCAACATGAGCGCCTTCAAATTGAAATAGTGGTCGCTGCTATACGCATTGAATATATAACTGACCTTAACTTTCTTGAATATATCTCTGAAACCTAACTCCCTAAGAATTTGCTCACGAAGCCTGCAAAGCATCTaattacagaaaaaaaaaaaaaagataatcatAAGACGTGCTATGTACACTGGGTAAGAAGATTAAAACAAAAAAGGAGTGTGTCGAACGCAGGGTAGAACTGCATAAAATGCTTCATCAGCCCGAACAATGATAATTCATGAAGAACCAATAGAAGGATAAACAAGCATAATAAAATATGGATAGGCTTACAATGCAATCAGGAGGTCCATTATGACTTTCCGGATCCTTCTTTAGGTCCTCAAGAATTTCTGTATACCTTCATAAAGAATATAGATAGTAATACACCTTAATCAGGACTTCTGATATTAAGCATTAACAAATAATAAACCCCACATAAAAATGCAAAGTGCCTACAAAACCACATGCCACCTGAAAGTGTTTTAGTTTCTACATGCATAAGCCCACATAAATAGCGAGGATACTTCATTATCAGCTAAGTACCTACATTATTTATTTATACTAAAAAGTTGTTCCAAGAGGACTTCATTCTGCTTTTAGGAAAACGAgcaaagaaaaaataattttagAACTGTACTACTCTACTTTATATGCTAAGCAGTAATTCGTTGATCCCAAATGGCAATGTGAAAAACTCTTGTACAGAATATATTCACTTCTACACTAACTATTTTAGTAAGTACCTTTCGGCAAACTTATCGGCTTTAGCAGGGGCATCAGCAACAGTGTTATCGCTTGCTGCACGTTCCCTGTATAAAAAGAAAAGTAAACAATAAACAACAGATAAGAAAGAGACGATGATCGAACAACAATACTTCCCCTAAGAATCTAAGATGTTTATGTATCGCATTTTTCGCCTGATATACCAAAAAGTAGCATTCCAGAATATGTTAGAATAGACTAGTATGCAGCCTCACAGCTACTATGACCATACATAACCTGGTCGATGTGAATTTAGTGAGAGCTATTTTGCGTAATCAGTGAAGGTAAAAAACAAAACTGACAGCATTATTTTAACACTAAATTTAAGCTCCAACCTAAGAAAACCCTAAGCCCATAAAATATCTTCCCAGCCACAAAGAAATAGCAATTAGCTAACTTAAAAGTTAAAAATTGTATCAAGATAAAAGGCAGATTTTCtacacaaaagtgatcaaattTCGTCGCATGGAATTTTCAATTATTAATGCAAGATAAACCCCAACAAACCGTAAATTTAacctaaataatccaaatccaACTCCAAAATCATAAAATTCCCAGAACTGTCTATGAAGCAAGAAACTGCATAACGAGATCAAAGTAAAGATAgacaaaattaaattaaatatagAAATTGATCAAGAAACACAAACCTAAAAGAGGGGACAGAATTTAAGAAAAGATTGATCCAAGAAATCTCAGTAGGTGTTGCTTTTCGAGGATTATCAGaaggaaatctataaggaatggtaCAAGCTCTGTAATTAGATTCAATCGGAGTCGATAATAATGGAAAAGGAAACATTTGTGAAGGACTCTCCATGTTTTCTCTCAGTTTTCGgggttttatttgtttgtttagatttttctgtttctttctctATCACTCCACCAGTCTTTACCTAAGTGCCAATGCTTGATGTTAGTCGACAGCTCTGTATCGAGAGTAAAAACAGATCGTGGGGAAAAAAATCAGACAAGGAATCGGAGCGTATATACCAAAGTAGATAGATTATGGGGTCAGCTATTTAGGTTCAACGGGTGTTCCAACCTGTGGGTCAACCTGAGGCTCGCCGGTAGGCTTGCACTAACACGATAAATTGTT encodes:
- the LOC113346858 gene encoding cysteine protease XCP1-like, whose translation is MFSSTSSKLSFLLLLSSLSLLVCTGISREFSIVGYEPEDLTSIDKLIDLFESWLAKHGKAYKSIEEKLERFEVFKENLKHIDETNKKVTSYWLGLNEFADMSHEEFKEKYLGLKGDHYQMPERTRDSSSTDENSSDAENIDLPKSVDWRKKGAVTNVKNQGACGSCWAFSTVAAVEGINQIVTGNLTVLSEQELIDCDKPSNNGCNGGLMDYAFQYIMSTGGLHKEDDYPYLMEEGTCQEKREDMQMVTINGYKDVPENDEKSLLKALSQQPVSVAIEASGRNFQFYSGGVFDGHCGTALDHGVTAVGYGSSKGSDYIIVKNSWGAKWGEKGYIRMKRNTGKPAGLCGINKMASYPTKMK
- the LOC113346857 gene encoding uncharacterized protein At2g17340-like codes for the protein MESPSQMFPFPLLSTPIESNYRACTIPYRFPSDNPRKATPTEISWINLFLNSVPSFRERAASDNTVADAPAKADKFAERYTEILEDLKKDPESHNGPPDCIMLCRLREQILRELGFRDIFKKVKDEENAKAITLFAEVVRVSDAIEDVSKRVENLVKGIFAGNIFDLGSAQLAEVFAKDGMSFLASCQNIVPRPWVIDDLDKFQSSWSRKTWKRAVIFVDNSGADIILGILPFARELLRCGTQVVLAANDLPSINDVTYSELVEIIAKLKGENGKLVGVDTSNLLIVNSGNDLPVIDLSSVSQELAYLASEADLVVMEGMGRGIETNLYAQFRCDSLKIGMVKHPEVAQFLGGRLYDCVFKFN